In the genome of Pseudoliparis swirei isolate HS2019 ecotype Mariana Trench chromosome 3, NWPU_hadal_v1, whole genome shotgun sequence, one region contains:
- the slc22a6l gene encoding solute carrier family 22 member 6, producing MAFGDLLEQVGGNGRFQVLHVTLLCIPVVMLASHNLLQNFVAAVPHHYCSAHANSSRPHLSAEETLLVSVPLDPKGKPERCRRYAAPQWDLLTTNGTPVTEDTLDVDLQGCADGWSYNMTDMSSTIISEWDLVCDQRSLKQMGQTVYMGGVLVGALVFGGLSDRYGRRILLLISNLLMAVSGTCVAFSTSFPLFCLFRFGCGMALSGLGLNTFSLILEWIPTRLRTVVGAITGYSYTLGQLLLALIAYYVRDWRWLTLAVSCPFYVFFLIAWWFHESSRWLALTHKPEQAIKNLKSVARFNGRHEEAEKINVDMLQESMKKEISCVKGSYSFLDLFRTPTMRKMTIYLSAVWLSTSFAYYGLSMDLQKFGVDIYLIQVIFGAVDIPAKVIITVCMSLIGRRPSQSGALIVAGITILINLMVPNDKQMARTCLAVLGKGCLAASFNCCYLYSGELYPTIMRQNGMGWVSMTARVGAMVAPMVLLTADAVPWLPGLIYGGAPILSGVAAIFLPETLGSPLPDTIQDVENRGSGKISKKPPEEIIILQDNQENLLKPAA from the exons ATGGCCTTTGGTGACCTCCTGGAGCAGGTGGGGGGCAACGGACGCTTCCAGGTCCTGCACGTGACCCTCCTCTGCATCCCGGTCGTGATGCTGGCGAGTCACAACCTGCTGCAGAACTTCGTGGCGGCCGTGCCTCACCACTACTGCAGCGCGCACGCTAACTCCTCTCGGCCCCATCTGAGCGCCGAGGAAACGCTGCTGGTGTCGGTGCCGCTGGACCCGAAGGGGAAGCCCGAGAGGTGCCGGCGTTACGCGGCTCCGCAGTGGGACCTCCTGACTACGAACGGGACCCCCGTCACCGAGGATACTTTGGACGTCGACCTGCAGGGATGCGCAGACGGATGGTCCTACAACATGACGGACATGAGCTCCACCATCATATCTGAG tgGGATTTGGTGTGTGATCAGCGCTCTTTGAAGCAAATGGGACAAACGGTCTACATGGGGGGGGTGCTGGTTGGAGCTCTCGTCTTCGGAGGTCTGTCAGACAG ATACGGCCGCCGCATCCTCCTGCTCATATCCAACCTGCTGATGGCGGTGTCCGGAACGTGTGTtgccttctccacctccttcccCCTCTTCTGCCTGTTCCGCTTCGGTTGCGGCATGGCTCTGTCGGGCCTGGGCCTCAACACCTTCTCGCTCA TTCTGGAGTGGATCCCGACTCGCCTGCGCACCGTGGTGGGGGCGATCACGGGCTACAGTTACACGCTGGGTCAGCTTCTCCTGGCACTCATAGCCTACTATGTGCGCGACTGGAGGTGGTTAACCCTGGCGGTGTCTTGCCCCTTCTACGTCTTCTTCCTCATTGCATG GTGGTTTCATGAATCTTCCAGATGGCTTGCTCTGACCCATAAGCCAGAGCAAGCCATCAAGAACCTGAAAAGCGTTGCGAGATTTAACGGACGGCATGAAGAGGCTGAGAAAATCAACGTTGAT ATGCTGCAGGAGTCCATGAAGAAAGAGATCTCCTGTGTGAAGGGCTCCTACTCTTTTCTGGATCTGTTCCGCACCCCCACGATGAGAAAAATGACCATCTACCTCAGTGCCGTCTG GTTATCAACCAGCTTTGCTTACTACGGTCTTTCTATGGACCTGCAAAAGTTTGGGGTGGACATCTACTTAATCCAAGTAATCTTCGGAGCCGTGGACATCCCCGCTAAAGTCATCATCACTGTGTGTATGAGTTTAATCGGACGGCGACCGTCACAAAGCGGCGCTCTCATCGTTGCTGGAATCACTATTCTGATCAACCTTATGGTGCCTAATG ATAAACAGATGGCTCGCACCTGTCTGGCCGTGTTAGGTAAAGGATGTCTCGCCGCCTCCTTCAACTGCTGCTACCTTTACTCTGGAGAACTCTACCCCACCATCATGCG TCAGAACGGGATGGGCTGGGTGTCCATGACGGCCCGCGTGGGGGCCATGGTGGCCCCCATGGTGCTCCTCACGGCCGACGCCGTACCCTGGCTACCGGGTTTAATCTACGGAGGAGCTCCGATTCTCAGCGGAGTGGCCGCCATCTTTCTTCCGGAAACACTCGGCTCGCCACTTCCCGACACGATACAGGACGTCGAGAACAG AGGATCTGGGAAAATCTCCAAAAAGCCTCCAGAGGAAATAATAATCCTGCAGGACAACCAGGAGAACCTCTTGAAGCCGGCCGCCTGA